Proteins encoded in a region of the Aphelocoma coerulescens isolate FSJ_1873_10779 chromosome 28, UR_Acoe_1.0, whole genome shotgun sequence genome:
- the MOB3A gene encoding MOB kinase activator 3A, protein MSHALKQVFNKDKTFRPKRKFEPGTQRFELHKKAQASLNAGLDLKVAVQLPPGEEQNDWVAVHVVDFFNRINLIYGTISDYCTEQSCPVMSGGPKYEYRWQDEHKYRKPTALSAPQYMNLLMDWIEVQINNEDIFPTNVGTPFPKNFLPVVKKILSRLFRVFVHVYIHHFDRITQMGSEAHVNTCYKHFYYFVKEFNLIDTKELEPLKEMTSRMCH, encoded by the exons atgtcCCACGCTTTAAAGCAAGTGTTCAATAAGGACAAAACCTTCCGGCCCAAGCGCAAGTTCGAGCCGGGGACTCAGCGGTTTGAGCTGCACAAGAAGGCCCAGGCCTCGCTCAACGCCGGCCTGGACTTGAAGGTGGCCGTGCAGCTGCCGCCGGGCGAGGAGCAGAACGACTGGGTGGCCGTGCACGTCGTGGACTTCTTCAACCGCATCAACCTCATCTACGGCACCATCAGTGACTATTGCACGGAGCAGTCCTGCCCCGTCATGTCGGGGGGCCCCAAGTACGAGTACCGGTGGCAGGACGAGCACAAGTACCGCAAACCCACGGCCCTGTCCGCACCCCAGTACATGAACCTGCTCATGGACTGGATCGAGGTGCAGATCAACAACGAGGACATCTTCCCCACCAACGTCG GTACTCCGTTCCCCAAGAACTTCCTCCCGGTGGTGAAGAAGATTCTCTCCAGGCTTTTCCGGGTGTTTGTCCACGTCTACATCCACCACTTCGACAGGATCACCCAGATGGGCTCGGAGGCCCACGTGAACACCTGCTACAAGCACTTTTACTACTTTGTGAAAGAGTTCAATCTCATAGACACCAAGGAGCTGGAGCCCCTG